From one Halomarina ordinaria genomic stretch:
- a CDS encoding ABC transporter substrate-binding protein, whose product MSDNDTNTTEAPTRRDYIKYGGAVVGGGLLAGCTDRSESESTPTETANATENSSDTGAESDGDDGSYTVELSPVGEVAFDGVPETAASLLHIWADTLASFGQGERVIAVRPGYITSHYERLPGVEVDTAGIDESVFTDDKERFYELDPDVFHVDPFPLTEWGEWNEDDITEITDSVAPFFANGGSRTWSESQYPVDDGYEFYTLEELTQKFAQVYKAEEQAAELVAVREELVSEIQSNLPPESDRPSVGHILYYNDEIYPYLTNQSGFGKAHLTPLGAEDAFADLDKVYSKNGGTLDLEGLLERDPDVLIKFMGVSAWFDAYEEAVETFENDPVGQELTAIQNDRFYRGGSYDQGIPLNLFQLEMSAKQLYPDQFGEWPGFDEEGVLPAIPEDERLFDRQRVADIINGNI is encoded by the coding sequence GTGAGCGACAACGACACCAACACGACCGAGGCACCGACGCGGAGAGACTACATAAAGTACGGCGGGGCAGTCGTCGGTGGGGGACTGCTCGCGGGGTGTACGGACCGATCCGAGTCCGAGTCGACGCCCACCGAGACGGCCAATGCTACCGAGAACAGTAGCGATACCGGGGCTGAGTCGGACGGCGACGACGGATCGTACACCGTCGAGCTATCCCCGGTTGGCGAGGTCGCGTTCGACGGAGTACCCGAGACGGCCGCTTCCCTCCTCCATATCTGGGCAGATACGCTCGCCTCGTTCGGACAGGGTGAGCGCGTCATTGCAGTGAGGCCCGGGTACATCACGTCGCACTACGAGCGACTGCCGGGCGTCGAAGTCGACACTGCCGGCATCGACGAATCCGTATTCACCGACGACAAGGAACGCTTCTACGAACTCGATCCGGACGTGTTCCACGTCGACCCGTTCCCACTCACAGAGTGGGGAGAGTGGAACGAGGACGATATCACCGAGATAACCGATAGTGTCGCCCCGTTTTTCGCCAACGGCGGGAGCCGAACCTGGTCCGAATCGCAGTACCCGGTCGACGACGGCTACGAGTTTTACACGTTAGAAGAGTTGACGCAGAAGTTCGCTCAAGTGTACAAGGCCGAGGAGCAGGCAGCGGAACTCGTCGCTGTTCGAGAGGAGCTAGTGAGCGAAATCCAGTCGAACCTTCCGCCCGAGAGCGACCGTCCGTCCGTCGGTCATATTCTGTATTATAACGACGAGATATATCCGTATCTCACCAACCAATCCGGGTTCGGCAAAGCACACCTCACCCCACTCGGTGCGGAAGACGCGTTTGCGGATCTGGACAAGGTCTACTCCAAAAACGGTGGCACGCTAGATCTCGAAGGGCTGTTGGAACGCGATCCGGATGTGTTGATCAAGTTCATGGGTGTCTCCGCCTGGTTCGACGCATACGAAGAGGCGGTCGAGACGTTCGAGAACGACCCGGTTGGGCAGGAACTCACGGCCATCCAGAACGACCGGTTCTATCGAGGAGGGTCCTACGACCAGGGCATCCCGCTGAACCTGTTCCAGTTGGAGATGAGCGCCAAACAACTCTACCCCGACCAGTTCGGCGAGTGGCCCGGATTCGACGAAGAGGGCGTGCTGCCGGCGATTCCCGAGGACGAACGGCTGTTCGACCGCCAGCGGGTGGCCGATATCATCAACGGGAACATCTGA
- a CDS encoding ABC transporter substrate-binding protein — protein sequence MADDATEHGAPTRREYVKYGGAVVGGGLLAGCVGQSDGGDTPEATSNETEAETETTTEDTSYEACIEPVGCQTFEEVPETYLVYNGGWADMAFALGQRDGFITAGNMIPAFLFEPFDLDVPAEDELPPLRSEGKGWDKELFFEYDPDVILMSSEYMHGVGWYDNWDESDTEEIADEVAPFFGNNMRRRREFHDHELYSLYEGLERLAVLFQEEERYEAMAAVHDELQSEIQSRLPPEDERPEVALVNGGSEPAKGTFYPMNTQDEGYEMKPYRDLDVESAFSEDIVEGGEADYETLLEVDPAIIMVHWGIGNTGDTDSFSAEAFREQYVAPMEDDSVGSQLTAVQEGNVYPGQYGEQGPLVNLLQTEMVAQQLYPEEFGAFAPEEFPDVPEDRRLFDRQRVRDIITGDI from the coding sequence ATGGCAGACGACGCCACGGAACACGGGGCACCGACGCGCAGGGAGTACGTGAAGTACGGCGGGGCAGTCGTCGGTGGGGGACTGCTCGCGGGGTGTGTGGGGCAGTCCGACGGCGGGGACACACCCGAGGCCACGAGCAACGAGACGGAGGCGGAGACCGAGACCACGACCGAGGACACCAGTTACGAGGCGTGCATAGAGCCAGTCGGGTGCCAGACGTTCGAGGAGGTACCCGAGACGTATCTCGTGTACAACGGCGGCTGGGCCGATATGGCGTTCGCACTTGGTCAGCGCGACGGGTTCATCACCGCGGGCAACATGATTCCAGCCTTCCTTTTCGAGCCGTTCGATCTGGACGTCCCAGCCGAAGACGAGCTGCCGCCGTTACGCTCGGAAGGAAAGGGCTGGGACAAAGAACTGTTCTTCGAGTATGACCCCGACGTGATCCTGATGAGTTCCGAGTACATGCACGGGGTCGGCTGGTACGACAACTGGGACGAATCCGACACCGAAGAGATCGCCGACGAAGTCGCCCCGTTCTTCGGGAACAACATGCGTCGACGCCGAGAGTTCCACGACCACGAACTCTACTCGCTCTACGAGGGACTCGAGCGGTTGGCGGTTCTCTTCCAAGAGGAGGAACGGTACGAGGCGATGGCCGCCGTTCACGACGAGCTACAGTCGGAGATCCAGTCACGACTGCCACCCGAAGACGAACGACCTGAAGTCGCGCTCGTCAACGGCGGCTCGGAGCCGGCGAAAGGAACCTTCTATCCGATGAATACCCAGGACGAAGGCTACGAGATGAAACCCTACCGTGATCTGGATGTCGAATCGGCGTTCTCTGAGGACATCGTCGAAGGCGGGGAAGCCGACTACGAAACACTGCTCGAGGTCGACCCAGCGATTATTATGGTACACTGGGGGATCGGCAACACCGGCGACACTGATTCGTTCTCCGCAGAGGCGTTCCGCGAACAGTACGTCGCACCGATGGAAGACGACTCCGTTGGGAGCCAACTCACCGCGGTTCAGGAGGGCAACGTCTATCCCGGCCAGTACGGCGAACAGGGGCCGCTCGTGAATCTCCTACAGACGGAGATGGTCGCCCAGCAACTTTACCCCGAGGAGTTCGGCGCGTTCGCACCGGAAGAGTTCCCGGACGTGCCCGAGGACCGACGGTTGTTCGACCGCCAGCGCGTCAGAGACATCATCACCGGAGACATCTGA
- a CDS encoding ABC transporter substrate-binding protein, whose protein sequence is MSDDDNSTIEAPTRRDYVKYGGAVVGGGLLAGCAGQPDSGSTPSENESEVEQGGDDSTEGETSYEVCMEPNGCHTLAEIPETYAVYDPAVIGMMIALGQEDGVIAEQGSGYPTEYLEQLPEVSFDGRNLTALIEDGESPDKELFYELDADIHLIDHYTAQGYFEFSEEDIAELEDNVGPFHGSWMRRSDWTDDHPFYDLYEGLNTFAEVFQAEERGQAFEEFYDEMVAEVTSQLPPVEDRPSMGYLTTSFDDKEVIYLRHDGDGYQYKPFQALETYEHDAFEGLYGEGEALSETTYRGDFEVLLEADPDVVIHHNAMASFRDPDTDWFEDTLEPLKNDPVAGEVSAYQNDRAYPWHETYAAGPIVMMFETELIAKSIYPDVFGEPTGLEEPPEDEQLFDRQRLADIINGDL, encoded by the coding sequence ATGAGCGACGACGATAACAGCACGATTGAGGCACCGACGCGGCGTGACTACGTGAAGTACGGCGGGGCGGTCGTCGGCGGGGGGCTGCTCGCCGGCTGTGCGGGGCAGCCCGATTCCGGATCGACACCGTCTGAAAACGAATCGGAAGTGGAACAGGGGGGAGACGATTCGACCGAGGGGGAGACTTCGTACGAGGTGTGCATGGAACCAAACGGCTGTCACACGCTCGCGGAGATTCCGGAGACGTACGCCGTTTACGACCCTGCGGTTATCGGGATGATGATCGCGCTGGGGCAGGAAGACGGCGTGATCGCAGAGCAAGGCTCCGGATATCCAACCGAGTATCTCGAACAGTTGCCGGAAGTCTCGTTTGACGGGCGAAACCTCACCGCACTTATCGAAGACGGTGAATCGCCGGACAAAGAGCTGTTCTACGAGCTCGATGCCGACATCCACCTCATCGACCACTACACGGCACAGGGGTACTTCGAATTCAGCGAGGAGGATATCGCGGAACTGGAAGACAACGTCGGGCCGTTCCACGGCAGCTGGATGCGCCGTTCGGATTGGACCGACGACCACCCGTTTTACGACCTCTACGAGGGGTTAAACACGTTCGCCGAAGTGTTCCAGGCCGAGGAACGCGGACAGGCCTTCGAGGAATTCTACGACGAGATGGTTGCGGAGGTTACGTCGCAACTCCCGCCCGTCGAGGACCGCCCCTCCATGGGATACCTCACCACGTCGTTCGATGACAAGGAAGTCATCTATCTCAGACACGACGGCGATGGCTACCAGTACAAACCGTTTCAGGCGTTGGAAACCTACGAGCACGACGCGTTCGAGGGGTTGTACGGAGAGGGAGAAGCCCTCTCAGAGACGACGTATCGAGGGGATTTCGAGGTTCTGCTCGAAGCGGACCCTGACGTCGTGATTCATCACAATGCTATGGCTTCATTCCGAGACCCCGATACCGATTGGTTCGAGGACACCTTAGAGCCCCTGAAAAACGATCCCGTTGCTGGTGAGGTATCCGCCTATCAAAACGACAGGGCCTACCCGTGGCACGAAACGTATGCCGCGGGCCCGATCGTGATGATGTTCGAGACGGAACTGATCGCCAAATCCATCTATCCCGACGTCTTCGGCGAGCCGACGGGCCTCGAAGAGCCGCCGGAAGACGAGCAACTGTTCGACCGTCAACGGCTCGCAGACATCATCAACGGAGACCTCTGA
- a CDS encoding NAD(P)/FAD-dependent oxidoreductase → MSDLETDEQASEYDHEVVIVGGGPAGCSAGVFTGREGLDTVVFDRGKSSLARCAYLENYLGFPDGIDVRTFYDLIQDHAETAGCEVVPDMVESVDRLDGTPGFVVDLHEGEPVTARRVVAATRYHEGYLGGLADDAIFESDEIGNLDTELVDDDGTTPLDGLYVASLGEKMNIQAVIAAGRGATVGRRVVADARLDDGWWEATATRTDWTQRRAELGEEFDERAPWLDWFDDVYADDAPVETDSDRYRRVRGLCTDEGIAAHITRGEIEARTAVGHQAIASHLDVDAVDETALLDALDEETVRDYVEDHEEIPKTNN, encoded by the coding sequence ATGAGTGACCTCGAAACGGACGAACAGGCTTCCGAGTACGACCACGAGGTCGTCATCGTCGGCGGCGGCCCAGCCGGGTGTTCGGCGGGCGTGTTCACCGGTCGGGAAGGCCTCGATACCGTGGTGTTCGACCGCGGGAAGTCGTCGCTCGCCCGCTGTGCGTACCTCGAGAACTATCTCGGCTTTCCCGACGGGATCGACGTCCGGACGTTCTACGACCTGATACAGGATCACGCCGAAACCGCCGGCTGTGAGGTCGTTCCCGACATGGTCGAGTCGGTCGACCGACTCGACGGAACCCCGGGGTTCGTCGTCGACCTTCACGAGGGCGAACCGGTCACCGCTCGACGAGTCGTCGCTGCGACGCGGTACCACGAGGGCTACCTCGGTGGCCTGGCCGACGATGCGATTTTCGAGTCGGACGAGATCGGCAACCTCGATACCGAACTCGTCGACGACGACGGCACGACACCTCTCGACGGGCTCTACGTCGCCTCGCTGGGAGAGAAGATGAACATCCAGGCGGTGATCGCAGCGGGTCGTGGTGCGACGGTCGGTCGTCGGGTCGTCGCCGACGCCCGTCTCGACGACGGCTGGTGGGAAGCGACGGCGACCCGGACCGACTGGACCCAGCGGCGGGCCGAACTCGGCGAGGAGTTCGACGAGCGAGCGCCGTGGCTTGACTGGTTCGACGACGTCTACGCGGACGATGCGCCGGTCGAGACGGACTCGGACCGCTACCGGCGCGTCCGTGGACTGTGTACTGACGAAGGGATCGCGGCGCATATCACGAGAGGGGAGATCGAGGCGCGGACAGCCGTGGGGCACCAGGCGATCGCGAGCCACCTCGACGTCGACGCGGTCGACGAGACGGCCCTGCTCGACGCACTGGACGAGGAGACCGTCCGTGACTACGTCGAAGACCACGAAGAGATACCGAAAACCAACAACTGA
- a CDS encoding FAD-dependent oxidoreductase has product MSTESTIPQDVTVIGGGVAGLSAAVFTARHGLDTLVVDAGESILQRNAHLENFPGFPAGVNGQQLLDLLEEQAAEAGCEQVTATVTTVEETENGFAVETDDGARYRTEYVVAATKNTVGYLEDVDGVGVIDRGKAYVDTDERGRTGVDGLYAAGRLAEKPHQAAVCAGHGAEVGVTILEDDDRPFYHDWVAPEGYFTDRGRDLPPGCAEIDETGRTDREARSLDVMRSRFTEPHPDEQETHPSLRE; this is encoded by the coding sequence ATGAGTACTGAGTCCACGATACCACAGGACGTAACCGTCATCGGCGGCGGCGTCGCCGGCCTCTCGGCAGCCGTCTTCACGGCTCGCCACGGGCTGGACACGCTCGTCGTCGACGCGGGTGAGTCGATCCTCCAGCGGAACGCCCACCTCGAGAACTTCCCGGGCTTCCCCGCCGGCGTGAACGGCCAACAGCTGCTCGACCTTCTCGAAGAACAAGCGGCCGAGGCGGGCTGCGAGCAGGTGACCGCGACCGTCACGACCGTCGAAGAGACCGAGAACGGATTTGCCGTCGAGACCGACGACGGCGCCCGCTACCGCACGGAGTACGTCGTCGCGGCGACAAAGAACACGGTCGGCTATCTAGAGGACGTCGACGGCGTCGGGGTCATCGACCGCGGGAAGGCGTACGTCGACACCGACGAACGCGGTCGCACTGGCGTCGACGGGCTGTACGCCGCCGGTCGGCTTGCGGAGAAGCCCCACCAGGCCGCGGTCTGCGCCGGCCACGGCGCGGAGGTCGGGGTGACGATCCTCGAGGACGACGACCGGCCGTTCTACCACGACTGGGTCGCCCCCGAGGGCTACTTCACCGATCGCGGCCGCGACCTCCCGCCCGGCTGTGCGGAGATCGACGAGACCGGGCGCACGGACCGCGAAGCGCGCTCCCTCGACGTGATGCGGAGTCGCTTCACGGAACCACACCCGGATGAGCAGGAAACGCATCCGAGCCTCAGGGAGTAA
- a CDS encoding class I SAM-dependent methyltransferase: MTERNATESTTPARNRLKTAASARWNDERSAEMWGRYADDVTQHDDRQAWEAIITDVVGEEPQQVLDVGTGAGFLAGLYAGVGHDVVGCDFSESMLDQARERAARDGFEATFTAGDAEALPFEDASFDVVTNRVLIWSLAHPGVAVREWHRVLRPGGQVVLFGNHPEDPTRSVGERAIRRLYGLALRVRRDGAATNLDDRTQREWNDAKTDLPFRHAPPSKIQALFDAAGFHETRVLDVAEEFDQWRTVGPWNERVPWHVVTGHKPD; this comes from the coding sequence ATGACCGAACGAAACGCTACGGAATCCACGACACCGGCACGGAATCGACTGAAGACCGCTGCGAGCGCCCGCTGGAACGACGAGCGGAGCGCCGAAATGTGGGGCCGGTACGCCGACGACGTCACGCAGCACGATGACCGTCAGGCGTGGGAAGCCATCATTACCGACGTTGTCGGCGAGGAGCCCCAGCAAGTGCTCGACGTCGGGACCGGAGCGGGGTTTCTCGCCGGCTTGTACGCCGGGGTGGGCCACGACGTCGTCGGCTGTGATTTCTCGGAGTCGATGCTCGATCAGGCGCGTGAACGGGCCGCCCGTGACGGATTCGAAGCGACCTTCACCGCAGGCGACGCGGAGGCGCTCCCCTTCGAGGACGCGTCTTTCGATGTCGTGACGAACCGTGTACTGATCTGGTCGCTCGCGCATCCCGGCGTGGCCGTTCGGGAGTGGCACCGGGTGCTTCGGCCCGGAGGCCAAGTCGTCCTCTTCGGTAATCACCCCGAAGATCCGACACGCAGCGTAGGTGAGCGAGCCATTCGACGACTGTACGGACTCGCACTTCGCGTACGCCGCGATGGCGCTGCGACGAATCTCGATGACCGAACCCAGCGGGAGTGGAACGATGCGAAGACCGACCTGCCGTTCCGCCACGCACCGCCGTCGAAGATACAGGCGCTGTTCGACGCGGCCGGCTTCCACGAGACGCGTGTGCTCGACGTGGCCGAGGAGTTCGACCAGTGGCGGACGGTCGGTCCGTGGAACGAACGCGTCCCGTGGCACGTCGTCACCGGCCACAAACCTGACTAA
- a CDS encoding DUF7551 domain-containing protein, with amino-acid sequence MVGTTLVEIRDHIETLAGETGEYYLVCARYGDRPVPAAGLRFERRGTARAAVKATEQYRAALRRYDPQLPYYDVIVCQDTRPLPSTSRVTDVTRETDRRTLSEPVLDTVRSTHTHQNLIEFCHRVAGAVFETLSEGGYDSVESAVMEAYFELAETVGDPDELCVCLLESMSGELDERLSPADQAEVLADAATRLESPTDDHNPLDTTLEALEQRGFIESYARSPFSVDIDGGVGAVVVQIAGYALSARNDRLPVLPVTLELCRHHTEHPPRSIQVTAVDGGWQLTFVLANAGEQNGLVSAPIDRGV; translated from the coding sequence ATGGTTGGAACAACGCTCGTCGAAATCCGCGACCACATCGAGACACTCGCCGGCGAGACTGGCGAGTACTACCTCGTCTGTGCCAGGTACGGCGACCGCCCCGTTCCAGCCGCTGGCCTCCGCTTCGAGCGCCGGGGTACTGCACGTGCGGCTGTGAAAGCGACAGAACAGTATCGGGCCGCACTCCGCCGGTACGACCCGCAACTGCCGTATTACGACGTTATCGTCTGTCAAGACACCCGGCCCCTCCCATCGACGAGCCGAGTGACAGACGTTACCCGAGAGACTGACAGGCGGACACTCTCTGAACCGGTCCTCGACACCGTACGTTCGACCCACACTCATCAGAACCTCATCGAGTTCTGTCACCGCGTGGCCGGCGCCGTTTTCGAGACACTCTCCGAGGGCGGATACGACAGCGTCGAGAGCGCCGTCATGGAAGCGTACTTCGAGCTCGCCGAAACCGTCGGCGATCCCGACGAACTCTGTGTCTGCTTACTCGAGAGCATGTCCGGCGAACTCGACGAGCGCCTCTCTCCCGCCGACCAGGCCGAAGTCCTCGCCGATGCTGCAACTCGACTCGAATCGCCCACCGACGACCACAACCCCCTCGACACGACGCTTGAGGCACTCGAGCAGCGGGGATTCATCGAGAGCTACGCGCGCTCGCCGTTCTCGGTCGACATCGACGGCGGTGTCGGGGCCGTCGTGGTGCAAATCGCCGGCTACGCTCTCTCGGCACGAAACGACCGCCTTCCCGTGCTGCCGGTGACCCTCGAACTCTGCCGCCACCACACGGAACACCCCCCACGATCCATCCAGGTGACCGCCGTAGACGGTGGCTGGCAACTCACGTTCGTCCTCGCGAACGCGGGAGAACAGAACGGCCTCGTGAGCGCGCCGATCGATAGGGGGGTGTGA
- a CDS encoding IclR family transcriptional regulator encodes MASRNDESPRTLKTIERSARILDVLEALDGAGVTEVASHLDVSKSTTYQYLATLRQQHLVVKEDDQYKLSLKFLLSGEYVRNRNRLYTYGKGEVKALAESTGEYANLFTEQHGMGINLYKVRGSDAVGSGYQTEKLQRPDHLHCTATGKAILAHLPEERVDEIIDQHGLPAQTANTITDRVELKDELDVVRDQGFAYNDEEEVEGLRAVGAAVIDRNRNVLGSLSVAGPTSRLKGEQFEDDLPETVLSAANLIEVNVNMATHGDDAPDRS; translated from the coding sequence ATGGCATCCAGAAACGACGAATCGCCCCGGACATTGAAAACCATCGAACGAAGCGCTCGGATCCTCGATGTCCTCGAAGCGCTGGACGGTGCTGGCGTGACCGAGGTCGCCTCCCATTTGGATGTCTCGAAGAGTACCACGTATCAGTATCTGGCCACACTTCGACAGCAGCACCTCGTCGTCAAGGAGGACGACCAGTACAAACTCAGCCTGAAGTTCCTCCTGTCGGGGGAGTACGTCCGGAACCGGAATCGGCTGTACACGTACGGCAAGGGGGAAGTCAAGGCGCTCGCCGAGTCGACCGGCGAGTACGCGAACCTCTTCACCGAACAGCACGGCATGGGGATCAACCTGTACAAGGTTCGGGGGAGTGACGCCGTCGGCAGTGGGTACCAGACCGAGAAACTCCAGCGCCCGGACCACCTCCACTGCACCGCGACGGGCAAGGCCATCCTGGCTCACCTCCCCGAGGAACGCGTCGACGAAATCATCGACCAACACGGGCTCCCCGCCCAGACTGCCAACACGATCACCGATCGTGTCGAACTCAAAGACGAACTCGACGTCGTCCGCGACCAGGGGTTCGCGTACAACGACGAGGAGGAAGTCGAGGGACTCCGCGCTGTCGGTGCTGCAGTCATCGACCGCAACAGGAACGTCCTCGGGTCGCTGAGCGTCGCCGGTCCGACGAGCCGTCTGAAGGGCGAGCAGTTCGAAGACGACCTCCCGGAGACGGTGCTGAGCGCTGCGAACCTGATCGAAGTGAACGTCAACATGGCCACACACGGCGACGACGCACCCGACAGGAGTTGA
- the uraD gene encoding 2-oxo-4-hydroxy-4-carboxy-5-ureidoimidazoline decarboxylase, protein MSVRTLGDLNELDDDAFVDELRDVYEHSPWVAERAASARPFETVSDLHTEMARVVREADEAEQLELLRAHPDLGERTEMTDASEAEQSSAGLDELGPEQYETFQRLNERYQRRFEFPFIMAVKGASPDEIQAAMEARVENDESTEFRTALEEVDEIARLRLDDRFREAGDS, encoded by the coding sequence ATGAGCGTACGGACTCTCGGGGACCTCAACGAACTCGACGACGACGCCTTCGTGGACGAGCTACGTGACGTGTACGAACACTCGCCGTGGGTGGCCGAGCGTGCCGCGTCGGCGCGGCCGTTCGAGACCGTCTCCGACCTCCACACGGAGATGGCACGAGTCGTCCGGGAGGCCGATGAGGCGGAACAGCTCGAACTCCTGCGGGCACACCCGGACCTGGGCGAGCGGACGGAGATGACCGACGCCTCGGAGGCGGAACAGTCGTCGGCGGGGCTGGACGAGCTCGGTCCCGAACAGTACGAGACGTTCCAGCGGCTGAACGAGCGGTACCAGCGTCGATTCGAGTTCCCGTTCATCATGGCCGTCAAAGGGGCCTCACCCGACGAGATCCAGGCGGCGATGGAGGCACGCGTCGAGAACGACGAGTCCACCGAGTTCCGGACCGCACTGGAGGAGGTCGATGAAATAGCGCGCCTCCGGCTCGACGACCGGTTTCGCGAGGCAGGCGACTCCTAG
- the pucL gene encoding factor-independent urate hydroxylase: MNYGKEHVNVYRTYATPLEGVREIPESDFSGKPNTLFGMEVRAQVEGEEFLPSFRDGDNAKVVATDSMKNFILHHAGDYDGATVEGFLHYVGSEFLRTYDQMESVRMSADQLAFDERPVPDGDGGFEPSDLVFRVTDDESAFGEFYLTREDGEVVVEEQRSGVTGLELVKVKDNSFVGYVQDEYTTLPERENRTLYISLDIFWTYDEPEAALGEDPAAYVPAEQVRDIAQVVFHEQNVNSIQDLIYQVGLRVLERFPQLSRVSFEANNRTWLNVRDDMDGDAKVLREPPRPTGFQQFSMDRSDLEESGER, translated from the coding sequence ATGAACTACGGCAAAGAGCACGTCAACGTCTACCGGACGTACGCGACCCCGCTGGAGGGCGTTCGCGAGATTCCGGAGTCGGACTTCAGTGGCAAGCCGAACACGCTCTTCGGGATGGAGGTGCGCGCCCAGGTCGAGGGCGAGGAGTTCCTCCCCTCCTTCCGGGACGGCGACAACGCGAAGGTCGTGGCGACGGACTCGATGAAGAACTTCATCCTCCACCACGCCGGCGATTACGACGGCGCGACCGTCGAGGGCTTTCTCCACTACGTCGGCTCGGAGTTCCTCCGGACCTACGACCAGATGGAGTCGGTCCGGATGTCGGCCGACCAACTCGCGTTCGACGAGCGCCCCGTGCCCGACGGGGACGGTGGCTTCGAGCCGAGTGACCTCGTCTTCCGCGTGACCGACGACGAGTCCGCGTTCGGCGAGTTCTATCTCACCCGAGAGGACGGCGAGGTCGTCGTCGAGGAGCAACGAAGCGGCGTCACCGGCCTCGAACTCGTGAAGGTGAAGGACAACTCCTTCGTCGGCTACGTCCAAGACGAGTACACCACCCTTCCGGAACGGGAGAACCGGACGCTGTACATCAGCCTCGATATCTTCTGGACGTACGACGAACCCGAGGCGGCGCTGGGCGAGGACCCTGCGGCGTACGTGCCGGCGGAGCAGGTACGGGACATCGCCCAGGTGGTCTTCCACGAGCAGAACGTCAACTCGATTCAGGACCTCATCTACCAGGTCGGACTTCGGGTGCTCGAGCGGTTCCCGCAACTGTCCCGGGTGAGCTTCGAGGCCAACAACCGCACGTGGCTGAACGTCCGCGACGACATGGACGGCGACGCGAAGGTGCTGCGGGAACCGCCACGGCCGACCGGCTTCCAGCAGTTCTCGATGGACCGCAGCGACCTCGAGGAGAGCGGCGAGCGATGA
- the uraH gene encoding hydroxyisourate hydrolase yields MTAGLTTHVLDTSREGPAEGVEVTLYRLEDDHRERVAAATTNHDGRVDEPLLDADEMETGTFELVFDVGTYYREGPAESSFLDEVPVRFLIDDPTEHYHVPLLLSPGGYTTYRGS; encoded by the coding sequence ATGACAGCCGGCCTGACCACACACGTCCTCGACACGAGCCGCGAGGGACCGGCGGAGGGCGTCGAAGTGACGCTCTACCGCCTCGAGGACGACCACCGCGAGCGGGTCGCTGCGGCGACGACGAACCACGACGGGCGTGTCGACGAGCCGTTGCTCGACGCCGACGAGATGGAGACCGGGACCTTCGAACTCGTCTTCGACGTGGGGACCTACTACCGGGAGGGGCCCGCCGAGTCGTCGTTTCTCGACGAGGTACCGGTGCGGTTCCTGATCGACGACCCGACCGAACACTACCACGTCCCCCTGCTCCTCTCTCCGGGGGGATACACGACCTACCGCGGGAGCTGA